TGAAGCAACTTTTGAGCGCGTCTCGTGTCCATCCCATGCCTCGTTACCACGCTCTAGTCGGTACCACCACAAGATCTCCTGTCTTCAGGACAAAGTCTTTGATCACTCCATTTCCTGACATCAAGTCATCATACCGGGCAGGAATCGTGAAATCTTTGGAGACACCATCTTGACCAACGATCGTGCGCCGGACTTGCATCTTGTTCTTTGCTGCATAGAGTGTGAACCCCCCCGCCATTGCGAGAGCTTGCAATACGGTTGCCTGAGACTTCAGCTGATACTTGCCCGGCTTTGCCACATCTCCCAGGACATATACATAGTAGCTATTGACCTCTCTGACCTTCACCGAGACCGACGGATTTTCCTTAAACTTCTTGAGCAATCCTGCAATATGACTTGCAAGTTCATCGGCCGTCCGACCGCTGGCATCCACATCTCCGATCAACGGAATTCCAATCTTTCCATCAGGCCTCACCACCACTTCCTTTTGGGTCAGTTCCTCGCTTTTCCACACCGCAATTTCGAGGATATCCTCAGGCCCCAAGAGAAATTGTTTCATGGTCGCACTATTGGCCTCAGTAACAATATCCGACGATGGCAGTGATCCAGCACAAGCAACAAGCTCCAAGGCCATCACGAGGACCACCAAATGCCTCATAGATTTCATGATCCCAATGACGTTCCCCTGTATGTGATAGATCCCATCCGCAGTTTTCATACGCTAACAGTCTCCTTTGACATCTTTCATCAATGCCGCCCTGAGCGTGGCGTAATCGAGCGTCAGTTCGGCAAATCGCTGTCGTAATCGTCGATGTTCGATTTCCAGCGTCCGCAACCGTTCATTACCATCGACGCGTTGCCGGTTCCGCATCACATTCGCACGCCACCGATACAGCGTCCGCACGGATACCCCATGCTCACGAGAGACATCTCTGGCCTTGCACCCGGCATCAAGCTTGAGTAGTGCTTCCTTCTTCTGCTCTCGAGTCAATGTGCACTTGGCCATCTCGGCCACCACCAGGGTCTGTTCTAGTGCTAGCTAATAGTTCGCTACGGGGGTAAGAAACTCACCGCATCGGCACAACCTCATCAGCTTCTATGTGAATCAGCGCAGCTTGCTGAATGAGTGTGGCGCGAATCACCAACCCATGATGCTTATTTGGTCTGACAAATTGGCCACGAAGTCCGGTGAGCGGCCCTCGCACAACTTCTACCCATGCACCTTCAATCAAGTAGTCACAGGGTTCTACCATCCGATCGACACAGGAGAGCCGCTGGAAAGCAGCAATTTCCTCATCAGGGATAGGCTCTGGTTTTGTGGGGCCAACTATTCTGGACACACCGGGTATCTGAAGGACATTCCGAATCCTGGCTACTGAAAAATTTGCGAAACAGTACCCGCCGAAGAGCGGCACAGTCGTCAACATTTTCCGATCAGACCACTGACGGTATTGCCGACTCAACGGCAGCAATGGCTCCATCCCAGCTGCCGCTAACCGGTCGCGAACCTGTTTTTCATGACGAGCGCGGGTTTGAAGGGCATACCAGAGAGACTCGTCCCTTGGGATGACCCCTTCTTCTTGTTTCATCGATTCCTGTCGCGAATTGAATGCGGACATAGCTTCGCCCTGTGAGTCCCATCCACCCCAAACCAATTTGACAGCTATACAGGGGCATCTGCCTCATGACCATCGGACATATGTCTGGTTTATGTGCGATCACATACTTCCCGCTAGCACGTTTGTCCTACTAAGCCTAATGCCTCGCTGAGCGGTGGGAGATAACTAACACTCATGGGATGGAGGACATCTCTTCATCTGCTCACTCGACTCTCTAAACCTCAAGAAACAAGGACTTCTATCACCTGAATTGGATCAGAACGTGATTGCTATACGCCAATAAGTGTTTCATTGTGAAACACTTATGACACGTGCCTCTCTCGACTTCTGAAATTGCCGATCCTCTTCAATGAAATATTTTTATTTTTAAATTCAAATACCTATCAAGTAAATATTTAATTAGATCCGTTTGTACGCAACTTAGATTCTGCTATCTAGTAATTCAGATCTGGCTATCTAGTAATTTAGATCTAGCGATCTAGTACTTTGGATCTGGCTATCTGGCAGGCATTATGATAAAAAGCAAAATGCTCCACTCTAGCTCCTAGTGACAAAGCAAGGAGCTCAGATGTGGAATTCGAACGGCTTCGGATCACGCGCGGCTCAATTTCAATTGTCACAAGGTTCTCGGCTTGCTCAACTGGCAGATGCTCCGTATCTTGCAAATCTGCGCGCGTACAGAGCAAGAGGGCCCTTAGCTAGCATCTCAACGTTTTTCTGAAGAATTTGTAAATGCCGACCATCAACAGTGGCACATACGGCAATATCTGCTACCGACATGATATAGGTATTTAATCTAGGTCCGCATGGGGCACCAAGCGGTTGACCAGAGTCGGGAGGGATGTATCATGGCCATAAGCGCTGGTTCTTTCACGAAGGTCGCCATTCTCAGCGGTCAGTCGCTTATCTGGGTAGGATTGCGGACGATTCTCGAGAGCACCCACAACTTCCGGATCGTAGGAACACCCATTCAACGCCTGACTGCCCCTGAGATTATTGCCGACTGTCAACCAGATGTCATCATTGTCGACACGGAAACTGAGCGGGATGCCATAGATGGAATCAAACAGCTCCGCGATTCCATCCCCCACAGCAAGATAATGCTATTGAGCGGATTTGAACAAAAAGATCCGGTACGCGAAGCACTTGAATACGGCATTGACGGAGTGATCCTCAAGATCCACCCACCCGCTGTTATTATTGCCGCAATCCAGGCGCTCTTCCCACCATCACATCGCTCTCCTGACACTGAAGACCATACGACAACCTATCGAGATTCCCCAAATCCTTTTGAGGCGCCGTTAAAACCAATCCTACGGCAAACAGGTTGGCCTGATGCATTGACGGAGCGCGAACGAGAAGTGATCGGACTTGTTAAACAAGGTCTATCTAACAAGGATATTGCCCACCAGTTATCTATTTCCGACAGCACCGTCCGACACCATCTGACAAACATTTTTGACAAGGTGGGTGTCCCAAATCGCCAGAAACTCATGGCACACGCTCATCAGCTTCACATCTCTCCCATCTAACAGCCCGCTATCACTTCATCAGTCCGTTCAACAGAGTCTTGCTCGTAACAGCGGGCCCGTAGTCAGCTGTAGCAGCGCCTTACCGGCCTGAACATGATGGCTTACAAAAGATGTGGAAGTCTGGGGTGTGACCTTGGTATGATGCCGTCGCGTTCATCATCTGTACCGTGCCGAGGTAGCTCAGTTGGCAGAGCACAGCCCTGAAAAGGCTGGTGTCGACAGTTCGATTCTGTCCCTCGGCACCACATTCCGCCTACCCGCTAGAATCATTTTTATTGGCATATCACAATCCATGTGGCGGCGGCACTTGCAGGAAACTCGCAGCTCCTCACCACGTCGCATGAATCTGAGGCGGTTGAAAGAACTCTTGCGAGCTGTACGGAAACTGCTTTGAGGATTATTTCTTCAACGCCCGGAGGTAAGCCAGGACTGCTCGACTCTCGTTTTCAGACAAGCGGCCTTTCCATGATGGCATATTAGGTTTGCCTTCATGAATTGTCTCCAGTAATAGCGCATCAGACTTGTTCTTAGTGGCAGGTCTCGTCAGATTGGCTGGGTCAGGCCCCAGTAACAGGTATCCGTCGCCTTTTCCCTCTGGCCCATGGCAACCAGCACAATGTTTGGAGAAAATCTTTCTCCCGTTGATCTGATCAACATTCGGCTGGCTCGTCTCCTTCGGCGCTGCTATCGCGAGCTGGCTGCCCACGATGATGGCTCCTACCGCAGCAACCATTTGAATGAGTACCTTCCACATAGCAAGACCGACCTTTTCTGATGAGTTATCCATCACGCCGATGAGATCTCACCAGGAGGGCGCGTGAACCCTGGTTCGCCGTTTCCATGGTGCTGGTCACCCACTGTATGGGACAGCTCACCCCCCGATCCGGTCGGTGGCCCTCCCGCCTGCCTCGGATCCTGTACTCGACCTTCCAGCCACCGATAGAGAACCGGCAACATGATCAAAGTCAGCAGGGTTGAACTCACAAGTCCGCCGATAACGACGATCGCCAATGGACGCTGAACCTCTGACCCAATTCCTCGTGCAAATGCGAGCGGGACAAGCCCCAATAGCGCAACCAGCGCAGTCATTAAGACCGGGCGCAATCGGAGCAACGCCCCAGATGTCACGGCTTCATCAAGACTGTGCCCATCTTCCCGCAGCTTATTCATATACGAGACAAGCACGATGCCGTTCAGCACAGCCACACCGAACAGATTAATGAATCCGATAGAGGCCGGCACGCTAAGATATTCTTTTGTCAGCCAGAGTGCCACAATCCCACCGATCAAGGCAAAGGGCAGGTTCAAGATGATCAGCGTCGCTTGCCGAAGAGAGTTGAAGGTGGAATACAAGAGAAAGAAAATCAGTACGATAGTGATCGGCACGATGACTCGTAGCTTCGCCATCGCCCGCTCCATATTTTCAAATGATCCGCCCCACGTCACTCGATACCCAGTCGGCAGCGTCACGCGCTCATCAATCTTTTGTTGCGCTTCGGCTACAAGACTCCCGATGTCCCGTCCAAGGGTATTGAATCCGATCGAGACGTACCGTTGCAGCTGCTCTCGGCTGATGCGGCCAGGTCCCTCTCCCAACTGGACAGTGCCAAGATCGGCCAGGGGAATGAGTGCACCGGCCCGGTCGCTCACTTTAATATTACTGATCGTTTCGACGCTATCTCGGTACGCTTTTGGAAACCGCACGACAAGATCGAACCGTTGCTGGCCTTCATAGACGCGGGTCGCAACGTCTCCCCCAATGGCTGTGGAGATGATTTCCCGCACATCGGCGACATTGATTCCATGGCGGGCAATCTTGCTGCGGTCGATATCGATGGTGAGATAAGGTTGTCCGTACAACTGCTCCACCTTGATGTCTCGTACACCTCGGACGGCTTCAAGTACTTCGGCAATCTCTTGCGCTTTATTCCGAAGGGTTTCCAGATCGTCGCCAAACAGCTTCACTGTGGCTTCCGTACGCACGCCAGAAATCAATTCATCGACTCGCTGCTGGATCGGCTGACTGATCAAAAATGTCGCCCCGGAGACCGATGTCAACCGTTCACGGAACTTCTGCATGAGCTCAGGCATGGTCCTGGCCGTCGTCCATTGATCCAATGGCTTGAGCCGAACGACGGGATCGCTCTCATTCGGTTCTTGCGGGTCGTTGCCCAGTTCCGTTCGACCGATCTTGGAGACGACCATCTCCACTTCCGGAAACTCCATGATCGCCTGCTGCATCCGTTTCTCGATTTCGATGGAGGCGGGTAGCGATACACTGGGAAGCCGAATCGTCTGTGGCGCCACCGATCCCTCGTTCAGAGTTGGGATAAATTCCGTTCCAAGTGACGGCACCAACGACAAAGCACCGATGAGAGCCCCAATGGCCATCGCCAACACAGCTACTCGATGTCCAAGCGCCCAATGAAGAGCAGGCGCATAGATCGCCTTCGCCATTCTCACAATCCACGGATCCTCTTCACTGCCATGCCTCAAGGCGAGCGAACAGAGGACCGGCGACAGCGTGAGCGAGAGGAGAAGGGATACTAGGAGCGCGATCATAATAGTATAGGCCAGCGGCTTGAACATCTTGCCTTCCATGCCGTGGAGCGACAGGAGCGGGAGAAACACCAGGATAATGATCAGAATGCCGAACACAACCGGTTGCCCGACTTCCTTCACAGCACTGGTGACAAGCTGCAACCTCGGCATTGTGGCGGCCGAATGGTGCGAGAGGTGGCGGTAGACGTTTTCCACGACGACGACCGAGCCGTCGACAATCATTCCGATCGCAATCGCGAGTCCTCCGAGCGACATCAGATTGGCAGTCAGCCCAATCTGTCCCATGACGATAAATGTGGCAAGCGGCGCCAAGACGAGCGTTCCGACAACGATGAGCGCACTACGGATATTGCCAAGAAAGAGGAATAAAACGACAACAACCAGCACAACCCCTTCCGCCAGTGATTTATAGACGGTGTTCAACGCTTCGGTAATCAGTTCAATCCGATCGTAGAACGGAACAATCCGCAATCCATTCGGCAACAGACCTTTTGAATGAATCTCCTCCACACGAGCCTTCAAGCCTTGGACGACATCCCGAGCATTCCCGCCCCTCAGCATGAGGACGATGCCGCTCACCACCTCACGGTCCCCATTCAGCACCGTGGCACCGTGCCGAACCGCATGGTTAATCACCACTTGCGCTACATCCGAGACATAGACCGGAGTCCCTCCGGTTTCCCGCACCACGATGCGCTCGATATCTTCAATTGAGCGAATCAGCCCAGTCCCCC
Above is a window of Candidatus Nitrospira nitrosa DNA encoding:
- a CDS encoding polysaccharide biosynthesis/export family protein; this encodes MKTADGIYHIQGNVIGIMKSMRHLVVLVMALELVACAGSLPSSDIVTEANSATMKQFLLGPEDILEIAVWKSEELTQKEVVVRPDGKIGIPLIGDVDASGRTADELASHIAGLLKKFKENPSVSVKVREVNSYYVYVLGDVAKPGKYQLKSQATVLQALAMAGGFTLYAAKNKMQVRRTIVGQDGVSKDFTIPARYDDLMSGNGVIKDFVLKTGDLVVVPTRAW
- a CDS encoding transposase; amino-acid sequence: MAKCTLTREQKKEALLKLDAGCKARDVSREHGVSVRTLYRWRANVMRNRQRVDGNERLRTLEIEHRRLRQRFAELTLDYATLRAALMKDVKGDC
- the nusG gene encoding transcription termination/antitermination protein NusG, with amino-acid sequence MKQEEGVIPRDESLWYALQTRARHEKQVRDRLAAAGMEPLLPLSRQYRQWSDRKMLTTVPLFGGYCFANFSVARIRNVLQIPGVSRIVGPTKPEPIPDEEIAAFQRLSCVDRMVEPCDYLIEGAWVEVVRGPLTGLRGQFVRPNKHHGLVIRATLIQQAALIHIEADEVVPMR
- a CDS encoding LuxR C-terminal-related transcriptional regulator, with the translated sequence MAISAGSFTKVAILSGQSLIWVGLRTILESTHNFRIVGTPIQRLTAPEIIADCQPDVIIVDTETERDAIDGIKQLRDSIPHSKIMLLSGFEQKDPVREALEYGIDGVILKIHPPAVIIAAIQALFPPSHRSPDTEDHTTTYRDSPNPFEAPLKPILRQTGWPDALTEREREVIGLVKQGLSNKDIAHQLSISDSTVRHHLTNIFDKVGVPNRQKLMAHAHQLHISPI
- a CDS encoding c-type cytochrome, with translation MDNSSEKVGLAMWKVLIQMVAAVGAIIVGSQLAIAAPKETSQPNVDQINGRKIFSKHCAGCHGPEGKGDGYLLLGPDPANLTRPATKNKSDALLLETIHEGKPNMPSWKGRLSENESRAVLAYLRALKK
- a CDS encoding efflux RND transporter permease subunit, whose amino-acid sequence is MVSRLLDISLRQRLLIIICAVLLGAGGVYAFRTIPIDAFPDVTSVLVQVVTKAPGLSPTEVERLVTYPIELQLTGVPSLTEMRSLTKVGLSLITIVFDDSMDINLARQLVLERLLEVEEQLPPGAEPMLVPNSTGLGEVFQYYLDSPRGATADAEAEHQNLIAQRTIQDWVIRPILKSTPEVIDVNSMGGYVKQYQVLVEPGLLRKYNLTLRDVFDAVAKNNANAGGNILEKHAEKYIVRGTGLIRSIEDIERIVVRETGGTPVYVSDVAQVVINHAVRHGATVLNGDREVVSGIVLMLRGGNARDVVQGLKARVEEIHSKGLLPNGLRIVPFYDRIELITEALNTVYKSLAEGVVLVVVVLFLFLGNIRSALIVVGTLVLAPLATFIVMGQIGLTANLMSLGGLAIAIGMIVDGSVVVVENVYRHLSHHSAATMPRLQLVTSAVKEVGQPVVFGILIIILVFLPLLSLHGMEGKMFKPLAYTIMIALLVSLLLSLTLSPVLCSLALRHGSEEDPWIVRMAKAIYAPALHWALGHRVAVLAMAIGALIGALSLVPSLGTEFIPTLNEGSVAPQTIRLPSVSLPASIEIEKRMQQAIMEFPEVEMVVSKIGRTELGNDPQEPNESDPVVRLKPLDQWTTARTMPELMQKFRERLTSVSGATFLISQPIQQRVDELISGVRTEATVKLFGDDLETLRNKAQEIAEVLEAVRGVRDIKVEQLYGQPYLTIDIDRSKIARHGINVADVREIISTAIGGDVATRVYEGQQRFDLVVRFPKAYRDSVETISNIKVSDRAGALIPLADLGTVQLGEGPGRISREQLQRYVSIGFNTLGRDIGSLVAEAQQKIDERVTLPTGYRVTWGGSFENMERAMAKLRVIVPITIVLIFFLLYSTFNSLRQATLIILNLPFALIGGIVALWLTKEYLSVPASIGFINLFGVAVLNGIVLVSYMNKLREDGHSLDEAVTSGALLRLRPVLMTALVALLGLVPLAFARGIGSEVQRPLAIVVIGGLVSSTLLTLIMLPVLYRWLEGRVQDPRQAGGPPTGSGGELSHTVGDQHHGNGEPGFTRPPGEISSA